The following proteins are encoded in a genomic region of Pagrus major chromosome 16, Pma_NU_1.0:
- the ppt2b gene encoding lysosomal thioesterase PPT2, with protein MKGSHSAASTPRRRWRWCSGAAGLLYPLLGACLWAAVVGYKPVIIVHGLFDSSGDFKNLQRFINESHPGTNVTVIDLFDRSASLQPMWKQVEGFKAAIYPIMQNAADGVHFICYSQGGLVCRGILSTLSDHNVQSFISLSSPQAGQYGDTDYLRYLFPQFVKSNLYHLCYTSIGQRISICNYWNDPHHRDLYVNSSDYLALLNSERSNPNSTEWKKNFLKIKKLVLIGGPDDGVITPWQSSQFGFYDDNETVVEMQHQDLYLRDVFGLKTLAARGDLIICSVPGVEHVFWHSNETVFHVCMEKWLV; from the exons ATGAAGGGCTCTCATTCTGCTGCGTCAACCccgaggaggaggtggaggtggtgcaGCGGGGCGGCCGGGCTGCTGTATCCGCTGCTCGGTGCGTGTCTCTGGGCTGCGGTGGTCGGGTACAAGCCGGTGATCATAGTGCACGGTCTGTTCGACAGCTCAGGGGATTTTAAAAACTTACAGCGGTTCATTAACGAG TCTCATCCTGGAACAAATGTGACGGTCATCGACCTGTTCGACAGGAGTGCCAGCCTGCAGCCCATGTGGAAGCAGGTGGAAGGATTCAAGGCAGCTATTTACCCGATAATGCAAAACGCAGCAGACGGCGTCCACTTTATCTGCTACTCTCAAG GTGGGCTGGTTTGCAGAGGAATCCTCTCCACTCTGTCTGACCACAACGTCCAGTCTTTCATCTCCCTGTCTTCGCCTCAGGCCGGCCAATATGGAG ACACAGACTACCTGAGGTACCTCTTCCCTCAGTTTGTCAAGTCCAACCTCTACCACCTCTGCTACACGTCAATCGGTCAGAGGATTTCCATCTGCAACTACTGGAATG aCCCTCACCACAGAGACCTGTATGTGAACAGCAGTGATTATTTGGCTCTGCTCAACAGCGAGAGATCCAATCCCAATTCAACAG AGTGGAAGAAGAACTTCCTGAAAATCAAAAAGTTGGTGTTGATCGGAGGACCAGACGACGGCGTCATCACTCCCTGGCAGTCGAG TCAGTTTGGATTTTACGATGACAACGAGACCGTTGTTGAGATGCAGCACCAAGAT TTGTATTTGAGGGACGTTTTCGGCCTGAAGACGCTGGCGGCTCGTGGAGATCTGATCATCTGTTCTGTTCCCGGCGTCGAACACGTGTTTTGGCACTCGAACGAGACGGTTTTCCACGTGTGCATGGAGAAGTGGCTGGTgtag
- the cratb gene encoding carnitine O-acetyltransferase b, with translation MILRKIHAGSCRAWLSRVSSRQEVCFFSSVPPQPVPPLAQTLQAYLRALEPLLPPEEISHTRRMVQEFGMPGGLGAKLQMGLERRARSTRNWIAPWWVQWAYLESRQPLPVHSNPAISLPRRDYNGWRSQLLFASKLIAAVLDFKAKISTGQLQVDDLRGKPLCMELYPLLFSSCRIPGPKHDYIAHYGRSRRSPTHITVVRNYQFFQLEVYNSDGSRMTESQIHSQLLRIRSQSWKTDKEPMGILTSEHRHTWGQAYNRLLKDKLNKESVRLIETGLFSLCLDSPVMRISDEKYASRKAAQILHGGGTFSNSGNRWFDKTLQFVVGEDGSWGLLYEQATAEGPPIATLLDHILDYCEKPDPKRAPLVPLPMPKKLYFHIDREIKRDIEHAKQNLDILINDLDVNVFNFKRFGKELPKQHKLSPHSFIQVALQLAYYRVHNEVCAACDIVSQRMFRGGRTEYIRSPTNQALKFIVAFDDPSVSREAKLQLFREAVDAYAALTEQAVKGHGIERHMLGLKLQAIEEGMSIPKIFMDTAYGLATHWKLRTGQVPANTDSVMCFGPLVPDGYAVCYNPQADHVHFSITAFNCCEETHAETLAVTLKDTLCQLQELLQPTV, from the exons ATGATTTTGAGGAAAATTCACGCAGGGAGCTGCAGAGCATGGCTGTCAAGG GTTTCCTCCAGGCAGGAGGTGTGTTTCTTCTCCTCGGTGCCCCCTCAGCCGGTGCCCCCTCTGGCCCAGACCCTGCAGGCCTACCTGAGGGCCCTGGAGCCTCTGCTGCCCCCCGAGGAGATCAGCCACACCCGCAGGATGGTGCAGGAGTTCGGGATGCCGGGAGGCCTCGGTGCAAAGCTGCAGATGGGGCTGGAGAGGAGAGCCAGGAGCACCAGGAACTGG ATCGCTCCCTGGTGGGTGCAGTGGGCGTACTTGGAGAGCCGACAACCGCTGCCTGTGCACTCGAACCCGGCTATCTCTCTGCCCAGGAGAGATTATAACGGCTGGAGGAGCCAGCTACT GTTTGCATCCAAACTGATCGCAGCAGTTCTCGACTTCAAGGCCAAAATCAGCAC CGGGCAGCTGCAGGTGGATGACTTGCGGGGGAAGCCTCTGTGCATGGAGCTCTACCcgctcctcttctcctcctgcaggatcCCGGGGCCCAAACACGACTACATCGCCCACTACGGCCGCTCCCGGCGCTCGCCGACGCACATCACCGTCGTCAGGAACTACCAG TTCTTCCAGCTGGAGGTTTACAACAGCGACGGCTCTCGCATGACGGAGAGTCAGATCCACAGTCAGCTGCTGAGGATCAGATCTCAGTCCTGGAAGACGGACAAAGAGCCGATGGGAATCCTGACCAGCGAGCACCGTCACACCTGGGGACAGGCCTACAACCGCCTGCTCAAAG ATAAACTGAACAAGGAATCAGTGCGGCTGATAGAGACGGGACTGTTCTCCTTGTGTCTGGATTCTCCAGTCATGAGGATATCAGATGAGaa GTACGCCAGCCGTAAGGCAGCACAGATTCTTCACGGAGGCGGGACGTTCTCCAACAGCGGAAACCGCTGGTTTGATAAAACGCTGCAG TTTGTGGTGGGCGAGGACGGCTCGTGGGGTCTTCTGTACGAACAAGCCACAGCTGAGGGTCCGCCCATAGCAACACTGCTGGATCACATCCTGGATTACTG CGAGAAACCAGACCCAAAGAGAGCTCCGCTGGTCCCTCTACCGATGCCAAAGAAGCTTTACTTCCACATAGACCGAGAAATAAAGCGGGACATCGAGCACGCCAAGCAGAACCTCGATAT ACTGATCAACGACCTCGACGTGAACGTGTTCAACTTCAAGAGGTTCGGCAAGGAGCTTCCCAAGCAGCACAAGCTGAGTCCACACTCCTTCATCCAGGTCGCCCTGCAGCTCGCCTACTACAG agttcACAACGAGGTCTGTGCTGCCTGTGATATTGTCTCTCAGAGGATGTTTCGAGGAGGACGGACAGAATACATCCGCTCCCCCACAAATCAGGCACTCAAGTTCATTGTGGCCTTCGATGATCCGTCTGTATCG CGGGAAGCGAAGCTCCAACTGTTCAGAGAGGCTGTTGATGCTTATGCAGCTCTGACCGAACAG GCAGTTAAAGGACACGGCATCGAACGTCACATGCTGGGTCTCAAGCTTCAGGCCATCGAGGAAGGAATGAGCATCCCCAAAATCTTTATGGATACAGCGTACGGCCTTGCAACACACTGGAAACTCCGGACagggcag GTGCCTGCCAACACAGACAGCGTGATGTGCTTCGGGCCGCTCGTTCCTGACGGTTACGCCGTTTGCTACAACCCCCAGGCCGACCACGTCCACTTCTCCATCACCGCCTTCAACTGCTGCGAGGAGACGCATGCAGAGACATTAGCCGTCACCCTGAAGGACACTTTGTGTCAGctccaggagctgctgcagcctaccgtgtag